One part of the Salvelinus sp. IW2-2015 linkage group LG28, ASM291031v2, whole genome shotgun sequence genome encodes these proteins:
- the LOC111954513 gene encoding cysteine-rich protein 2 codes for MASKCPKCDKTVYFAEKVTSLGKDWHKFCLKCERCNKTLNPGGHAEHDGTPYCHKPCYAALFGPKGVNIGGAGSYVYEAPVNDTPASVSTETGAKFEEKKAHARGPVKAASFSTFSGEPSKCPRCSKTVYFAEKVTSLGKDWHRPCLRCERCCKTLAPGSHAEHDGQPYCHKPCYATLFGPKGVNTGGVGSYIYDEPSAEAVAETEAQP; via the exons CGGAGAAGGTGACATCCCTGGGGAAAGACTGGCACAAGTTCTGTCTGAAATGTGAGCGCTGCAACAAGACCCTGAACCCAGGGGGCCATGCTGAA CATGATGGAACACCTTACTGCCACAAGCCATGCTATGCTGCCCTCTTTGGACCAAAAG GTGTGAACATAGGAGGTGCTGGCTCTTACGTCTATGAGGCTCCCGTTAACGATACCCCTGCCAGCGTTTCCACGGAAACAGGGGCMAAATTCGAGGAGAAGAAAGCTCACGCCAGAGGCCCAGTGAAGG CTGCAAGCTTCTCCACTTTTTCTGGAGAGCCCAGTAAATGTCCAAGATGCAGCAAGACAGTGTATTTCG CTGAGAAGGTAACGTCCCTGGGGAAGGACTGGCATCGACCCTGTCTGCGCTGTGAGAGATGCTGCAAGACCCTGGCCCCAGGAAGCCACGCAGAg catgatgggCAGCCCTACTGCCACAAACCGTGTTATGCCACCCTGTTTGGGCCCAAAG GGGTGAACACCGGAGGTGTTGGGAGCTACATCTACGATGAACCCAGCGCTGAGGCAGTGGCAGAGACTGAGGCCCAGCCTTGA